One part of the Paramormyrops kingsleyae isolate MSU_618 chromosome 2, PKINGS_0.4, whole genome shotgun sequence genome encodes these proteins:
- the agtpbp1 gene encoding cytosolic carboxypeptidase 1 isoform X1 produces MNKPKMTTEKGVPSNSRVVMLLGQLERMNGEAVPGDAEMARHVTGKILHLIQTQEKTKKEMTAKGSSGMEVILAALEQNMQDLQTVLNILCILNELVSVGGGNRVGVLVSKGGTAILLQLLLSASKDVPPSEELMLQLHSILAKVGPKDKKFGVKARVNGALNITVNLLKQNLQNQKLLLPCLQVLRVYSSNTVNAVSLGKNGVVELLFKIIGPYSKKNTSIQKVVLDTLTVLLKSKANSRRAVDRTYVPALLTIYQDWHRNDTRHRHAHIRKGILGCIRNVTNIKLGRKAFLDADGMRILYSTSTECLPVRTLDPLVNTSSLIMRKCFPKNRLPVPTIKSVFQYRLPHVPAEGPVAQLYRQPPEVDDVVDESDDNDDADTENDTENEEDDRDCCLQNDDIETDLNKLRPGEQASRTMEELRMYERFFSELSEDFQGYHFHGSSPCQTPSLPSKSLSRIVVPTAPDMTPSDSNLVQLECADRALDQRPGEGLEQALVRELGRVALDGGAAPNGQRPAAESEVEREDDCSSHSSGDQAVLEVPDTAALLPLHDPELYVEMVKDTRSVPQYSEVAYPDYFGHIAPTYREHIVERLYGVQRSKIFQDIERMIHPNDILDKVVYDLDLQSCPVVDDGECLKFNSLFESGNLRKAVQVRKFEYDLILNSDINSNHYHQWFYFEVSSMRAGTPYRFNIINCEKSNSQFNYGMQVLMYSVREAINGRPCWVRTGTDICYYKNHFSRSSIAAGGQKGKSYYTMTFTVTFQHKDDVCYFAYHYPYTYSTLKMHLQKLEALRTPQIYLRQDVLCETLGGNSCPLLTITAMPQSTSNDQICQFRNRPYVFLTARVHPGETNASWVMKGTLEFLMGTGPVAQSLREAYIFKIVPMLNPDGVVNGNHRCSLSGEDLNRQWQRPNPDLHPTIFHAKGLLQYLSALQRVPLVYCDYHGHSRKKNVFMYGCSIKETVWQTDVNATSSDLHEDLGYRTLPKILSQIAPAFSMASCSFVVEKSKESTARVVVWREIGVQKSYTMESTLCGCDQGKYKGLQIGTRELEEMGAQFCVALLRLKRLSSPLELRHASHFLEAEGDLIETSCRNTRAGAGCCTPTWALRGRRSADFSRGTPRPPSSQSSTTYVLKEDEPSFMEEVDYSAESDEETDPQENPGDEEHLSDSEAVQQHPFT; encoded by the exons AGTTCCCAGTAACTCGCGGGTCGTCATGCTCCTGGGCCAGCTGGAGAGGATGAATGGGGAGGCTGTGCCGGGTGATGCCGAGATGGCTCGACACGTCACTGGCAAAATCCTCCACCTCATCCAGACGCAAG AGAAGACCAAGAAGGAGATGACGGCCAAGGGTTCGAGTGGCATGGAGGTGATCCTGGCCGCCCTGGAG CAGAACATGCAGGATCTCCAGACCGTACTGAACATCCTGTGTATCCTAAATGAACTGGTCTCCGTAG GCGGGGGCAACAGGGTGGGAGTGCTGGTGTCCAAGGGGGGGACGGCCATCCTGCTTCAGCTGCTGCTCAGTGCCAGTAAGGATGTCCCTCCCAGCGAGGAACTCATGCTGCAGCTTCACTCCATCCTCGCCAAGGTGGGACCCAAAG ACAAGAAGTTTGGCGTCAAGGCGCGAGTGAACGGAGCCCTCAACATCACCGTGAACCTCCTGAAGCAGAACTTACAGAACCAAAAACTCCTCCTGCCTTGTTTACAGGTTCTCAGGGTCTACTCCAGCAACA CGGTGAACGCAGTGTCTCTTGGGAAAAACGGTGTTGTGGAGCTTCTGTTTAAAATAATTGGGCCATACAGTAAGAAGAACACCAGCATTCAGAA GGTGGTGCTGGACACACTGACAGTACTGCTGAAATCCA AAGCCAACTCCCGCCGCGCTGTGGACCGGACCTATGTTCCTGCCCTGCTGACCATCTACCAGGACTGGCACCGTAACGACACAAGGCACAGGCATGCCCACATCCGCAAGGGCATCTTGGGATGCATCCGGAATGTCACCAACATCAAGCTGGGCCGGAAGGCCTTCCTCGACGCTGACGGGATGAGGATTCTCTACAGCACATCCACC GAGTGCCTTCCCGTGCGGACGCTGGATCCCCTCGTCAACACCTCCAGCCTTATCATGCGCAAGTGCTTCCCGAAGAATCGACTGCCCGTGCCCACCATCAAGAGCGTCTTCCAGTACCGGTTGCCCCATGTACCCGCTGAGGGGCCCGTGGCCCAGCTGTACCGGCAGCCACCCGAAG TGGATGACGTCGTCGATGAGAGCGATGACAATGATGACGCCGACACTGAGAATGACACGGAGAACGAAGAGGATGACAGGGATTGCTGTTTGCAG AACGACGACATCGAGACAGACCTTAACAAGCTGCGGCCTGGGGAACAGGCCAGCCGGACCATGGAGGAGCTGCGGATGTACGAGCGCTTCTTCTCTGAGCTTTCGGAGGACTTTCAG GGGTATCACTTTCACGGCAGCAGCCCATGTCAGACACCATCGCTGCCGTCGAAGTCCCTCAGCCGCATTGTGGTCCCTACTGCACCAGATATGACACCCTCGGATTCAAATCTGGTCCAGTTGGAGTGTGCAGACAGGGCCCTCGACCAGCGCCCGGGGGAGGGATTGGAGCAGGCGTTGGTGCGCGAGCTGGGCCGCGTGGCTCTTGACGGAGGTGCGGCCCCGAATGGGCAGAGGCCTGCGGCAGAGAGTGAGGTGGAACGCGAGGATGACTGCAGCTCGCACTCGTCCGGGGACCAGGCTGTCCTGGAGGTGCCTGACACGGCCGCCCTGCTGCCCCTTCATGACCCCGAGCTCTATGTCGAGATGGTGAAGGACACCAGGTCCGTCCCCCAGTACTCCGAGGTGGCCTACCCAGACTACTTTGGGCACATCGCCCCCACGTACCGAGAGCACATCGTGGAGAGACTCTACGGGGTCCAGAG GTCAAAAATCTTCCAAGACATCGAGAGGATGATTCACCCCAACGACATCCTGGACAAAGTGGTGTATGATTTGGATTTGCAGAG CTGTCCTGTGGTTGATGATGGAGAATGTCTGAAATTCAACTCCCTGTTTGAGTCTGGGAACCTGAGGAAGGCTGTCCAAGTCAGGAA GTTTGAGTATGACCTCATCCTGAACTCGGATATCAACAGCAACCATTACCACCAGTGGTTTTACTTCGAGGTGAGCAGCATGCGTGCTGGCACCCCGTATCGGTTCAACATCATCAACTGCGAGAAGTCCAACAGCCAATTTAATTACG GCATGCAGGTGTTGATGTACTCTGTCCGGGAAGCCATCAATGGACGGCCATGCTGGGTTCGCACAGGGACGGACATCTGCTACTACAA GAACCACTTCTCCCGGAGCTCCATTGCAGCAGGGGGCCAGAAGGGCAAGTCCTACTACACCATGACCTTCACTGTGACCTTTCAGCACAAGGACGACGTCTGCTACTTTGCCTACCACTACCCCTACACCTACTCCACCCTCAAA ATGCACCTGCAGAAGCTGGAGGCATTGAGGACCCCCCAGATCTACCTACGGCAGGACGTCCTGTGCGAGACTCTGGGCGGGAACAGCTGCCCCCTCCTCACCATCACCGCCATGCCTCAGTCCACCAGCAACGACCAGATCTGCCAGTTCA GGAACCGGCCGTACGTGTTCCTGACAGCGAGGGTCCACCCCGGCGAGACCAATGCCAGCTGGGTGATGAAGGGCACACTGGAGTTCCTGATGGGCACTGGCCCTGTGGCCCAGAGCCTCAGAGAGGCCTACATTTTCAAGATCGTCCCCATGCTCAACCCGGACGGCGTGGTCAACGGGAA ccaccGGTGTTCTCTCAGTGGGGAGGACCTGAACCGCCAGTGGCAGAGGCCCAACCCTGACCTGCATCCCACCATCTTCCACGCCAAGGGCctgctgcagtacctgtctgcTCTCCAGAGGGTGCCGCTG GTTTACTGTGATTACCACGGTCACTCTCGGAAGAAGAACGTTTTCATGTATGGCTGCAGCATCAAGGAGACCGTGTGGCAGACGGACGTGAACGCCACATCTTCTGACCTGCACGAAGACCTGGGCTACAGG aCCCTGCCGAAGATCCTGAGCCAGATCGCACCCGCCTTCAGTATGGCCAGCTGCAGCTTCGTGGTGGAGAAATCCAAGGAGTCAACGGCACGTGTGGTGGTGTGGCGTGAGATCGGCGTTCAGAAGAGCTACACCATGGAGAGCACACTGTGTGGCTGCGACCAGGGCAAGTACAAG GGCCTCCAGATCGGCACCCGGGAGCTAGAGGAGATGGGAGCCCAGTTCTGCGTGGCGCTGCTGAGGCTGAAGAGGCTCTCGTCCCCCCTGGAGCTCCGGCACGCCTCCCATTTCCTGGAGGCGGAGGGTGACCTGATCGAGACCAGCTGCAGGAACACCAG AGCGGGTGCTGGCTGCTGTACACCCACTTGGGCACTGAGGGGGCGGAGATCCGCTGACTTCTCCAGAGGGACCCCACGCCCACCCAGCAGTCAGAG
- the agtpbp1 gene encoding cytosolic carboxypeptidase 1 isoform X2: MNKPKMTTEKGVPSNSRVVMLLGQLERMNGEAVPGDAEMARHVTGKILHLIQTQEKTKKEMTAKGSSGMEVILAALENMQDLQTVLNILCILNELVSVGGGNRVGVLVSKGGTAILLQLLLSASKDVPPSEELMLQLHSILAKVGPKDKKFGVKARVNGALNITVNLLKQNLQNQKLLLPCLQVLRVYSSNTVNAVSLGKNGVVELLFKIIGPYSKKNTSIQKVVLDTLTVLLKSKANSRRAVDRTYVPALLTIYQDWHRNDTRHRHAHIRKGILGCIRNVTNIKLGRKAFLDADGMRILYSTSTECLPVRTLDPLVNTSSLIMRKCFPKNRLPVPTIKSVFQYRLPHVPAEGPVAQLYRQPPEVDDVVDESDDNDDADTENDTENEEDDRDCCLQNDDIETDLNKLRPGEQASRTMEELRMYERFFSELSEDFQGYHFHGSSPCQTPSLPSKSLSRIVVPTAPDMTPSDSNLVQLECADRALDQRPGEGLEQALVRELGRVALDGGAAPNGQRPAAESEVEREDDCSSHSSGDQAVLEVPDTAALLPLHDPELYVEMVKDTRSVPQYSEVAYPDYFGHIAPTYREHIVERLYGVQRSKIFQDIERMIHPNDILDKVVYDLDLQSCPVVDDGECLKFNSLFESGNLRKAVQVRKFEYDLILNSDINSNHYHQWFYFEVSSMRAGTPYRFNIINCEKSNSQFNYGMQVLMYSVREAINGRPCWVRTGTDICYYKNHFSRSSIAAGGQKGKSYYTMTFTVTFQHKDDVCYFAYHYPYTYSTLKMHLQKLEALRTPQIYLRQDVLCETLGGNSCPLLTITAMPQSTSNDQICQFRNRPYVFLTARVHPGETNASWVMKGTLEFLMGTGPVAQSLREAYIFKIVPMLNPDGVVNGNHRCSLSGEDLNRQWQRPNPDLHPTIFHAKGLLQYLSALQRVPLVYCDYHGHSRKKNVFMYGCSIKETVWQTDVNATSSDLHEDLGYRTLPKILSQIAPAFSMASCSFVVEKSKESTARVVVWREIGVQKSYTMESTLCGCDQGKYKGLQIGTRELEEMGAQFCVALLRLKRLSSPLELRHASHFLEAEGDLIETSCRNTRAGAGCCTPTWALRGRRSADFSRGTPRPPSSQSSTTYVLKEDEPSFMEEVDYSAESDEETDPQENPGDEEHLSDSEAVQQHPFT; this comes from the exons AGTTCCCAGTAACTCGCGGGTCGTCATGCTCCTGGGCCAGCTGGAGAGGATGAATGGGGAGGCTGTGCCGGGTGATGCCGAGATGGCTCGACACGTCACTGGCAAAATCCTCCACCTCATCCAGACGCAAG AGAAGACCAAGAAGGAGATGACGGCCAAGGGTTCGAGTGGCATGGAGGTGATCCTGGCCGCCCTGGAG AACATGCAGGATCTCCAGACCGTACTGAACATCCTGTGTATCCTAAATGAACTGGTCTCCGTAG GCGGGGGCAACAGGGTGGGAGTGCTGGTGTCCAAGGGGGGGACGGCCATCCTGCTTCAGCTGCTGCTCAGTGCCAGTAAGGATGTCCCTCCCAGCGAGGAACTCATGCTGCAGCTTCACTCCATCCTCGCCAAGGTGGGACCCAAAG ACAAGAAGTTTGGCGTCAAGGCGCGAGTGAACGGAGCCCTCAACATCACCGTGAACCTCCTGAAGCAGAACTTACAGAACCAAAAACTCCTCCTGCCTTGTTTACAGGTTCTCAGGGTCTACTCCAGCAACA CGGTGAACGCAGTGTCTCTTGGGAAAAACGGTGTTGTGGAGCTTCTGTTTAAAATAATTGGGCCATACAGTAAGAAGAACACCAGCATTCAGAA GGTGGTGCTGGACACACTGACAGTACTGCTGAAATCCA AAGCCAACTCCCGCCGCGCTGTGGACCGGACCTATGTTCCTGCCCTGCTGACCATCTACCAGGACTGGCACCGTAACGACACAAGGCACAGGCATGCCCACATCCGCAAGGGCATCTTGGGATGCATCCGGAATGTCACCAACATCAAGCTGGGCCGGAAGGCCTTCCTCGACGCTGACGGGATGAGGATTCTCTACAGCACATCCACC GAGTGCCTTCCCGTGCGGACGCTGGATCCCCTCGTCAACACCTCCAGCCTTATCATGCGCAAGTGCTTCCCGAAGAATCGACTGCCCGTGCCCACCATCAAGAGCGTCTTCCAGTACCGGTTGCCCCATGTACCCGCTGAGGGGCCCGTGGCCCAGCTGTACCGGCAGCCACCCGAAG TGGATGACGTCGTCGATGAGAGCGATGACAATGATGACGCCGACACTGAGAATGACACGGAGAACGAAGAGGATGACAGGGATTGCTGTTTGCAG AACGACGACATCGAGACAGACCTTAACAAGCTGCGGCCTGGGGAACAGGCCAGCCGGACCATGGAGGAGCTGCGGATGTACGAGCGCTTCTTCTCTGAGCTTTCGGAGGACTTTCAG GGGTATCACTTTCACGGCAGCAGCCCATGTCAGACACCATCGCTGCCGTCGAAGTCCCTCAGCCGCATTGTGGTCCCTACTGCACCAGATATGACACCCTCGGATTCAAATCTGGTCCAGTTGGAGTGTGCAGACAGGGCCCTCGACCAGCGCCCGGGGGAGGGATTGGAGCAGGCGTTGGTGCGCGAGCTGGGCCGCGTGGCTCTTGACGGAGGTGCGGCCCCGAATGGGCAGAGGCCTGCGGCAGAGAGTGAGGTGGAACGCGAGGATGACTGCAGCTCGCACTCGTCCGGGGACCAGGCTGTCCTGGAGGTGCCTGACACGGCCGCCCTGCTGCCCCTTCATGACCCCGAGCTCTATGTCGAGATGGTGAAGGACACCAGGTCCGTCCCCCAGTACTCCGAGGTGGCCTACCCAGACTACTTTGGGCACATCGCCCCCACGTACCGAGAGCACATCGTGGAGAGACTCTACGGGGTCCAGAG GTCAAAAATCTTCCAAGACATCGAGAGGATGATTCACCCCAACGACATCCTGGACAAAGTGGTGTATGATTTGGATTTGCAGAG CTGTCCTGTGGTTGATGATGGAGAATGTCTGAAATTCAACTCCCTGTTTGAGTCTGGGAACCTGAGGAAGGCTGTCCAAGTCAGGAA GTTTGAGTATGACCTCATCCTGAACTCGGATATCAACAGCAACCATTACCACCAGTGGTTTTACTTCGAGGTGAGCAGCATGCGTGCTGGCACCCCGTATCGGTTCAACATCATCAACTGCGAGAAGTCCAACAGCCAATTTAATTACG GCATGCAGGTGTTGATGTACTCTGTCCGGGAAGCCATCAATGGACGGCCATGCTGGGTTCGCACAGGGACGGACATCTGCTACTACAA GAACCACTTCTCCCGGAGCTCCATTGCAGCAGGGGGCCAGAAGGGCAAGTCCTACTACACCATGACCTTCACTGTGACCTTTCAGCACAAGGACGACGTCTGCTACTTTGCCTACCACTACCCCTACACCTACTCCACCCTCAAA ATGCACCTGCAGAAGCTGGAGGCATTGAGGACCCCCCAGATCTACCTACGGCAGGACGTCCTGTGCGAGACTCTGGGCGGGAACAGCTGCCCCCTCCTCACCATCACCGCCATGCCTCAGTCCACCAGCAACGACCAGATCTGCCAGTTCA GGAACCGGCCGTACGTGTTCCTGACAGCGAGGGTCCACCCCGGCGAGACCAATGCCAGCTGGGTGATGAAGGGCACACTGGAGTTCCTGATGGGCACTGGCCCTGTGGCCCAGAGCCTCAGAGAGGCCTACATTTTCAAGATCGTCCCCATGCTCAACCCGGACGGCGTGGTCAACGGGAA ccaccGGTGTTCTCTCAGTGGGGAGGACCTGAACCGCCAGTGGCAGAGGCCCAACCCTGACCTGCATCCCACCATCTTCCACGCCAAGGGCctgctgcagtacctgtctgcTCTCCAGAGGGTGCCGCTG GTTTACTGTGATTACCACGGTCACTCTCGGAAGAAGAACGTTTTCATGTATGGCTGCAGCATCAAGGAGACCGTGTGGCAGACGGACGTGAACGCCACATCTTCTGACCTGCACGAAGACCTGGGCTACAGG aCCCTGCCGAAGATCCTGAGCCAGATCGCACCCGCCTTCAGTATGGCCAGCTGCAGCTTCGTGGTGGAGAAATCCAAGGAGTCAACGGCACGTGTGGTGGTGTGGCGTGAGATCGGCGTTCAGAAGAGCTACACCATGGAGAGCACACTGTGTGGCTGCGACCAGGGCAAGTACAAG GGCCTCCAGATCGGCACCCGGGAGCTAGAGGAGATGGGAGCCCAGTTCTGCGTGGCGCTGCTGAGGCTGAAGAGGCTCTCGTCCCCCCTGGAGCTCCGGCACGCCTCCCATTTCCTGGAGGCGGAGGGTGACCTGATCGAGACCAGCTGCAGGAACACCAG AGCGGGTGCTGGCTGCTGTACACCCACTTGGGCACTGAGGGGGCGGAGATCCGCTGACTTCTCCAGAGGGACCCCACGCCCACCCAGCAGTCAGAG
- the agtpbp1 gene encoding cytosolic carboxypeptidase 1 isoform X5 has protein sequence MNKPKMTTEKGVPSNSRVVMLLGQLERMNGEAVPGDAEMARHVTGKILHLIQTQEKTKKEMTAKGSSGMEVILAALEQNMQDLQTVLNILCILNELVSVGGGNRVGVLVSKGGTAILLQLLLSASKDVPPSEELMLQLHSILAKVGPKDKKFGVKARVNGALNITVNLLKQNLQNQKLLLPCLQVLRVYSSNTVNAVSLGKNGVVELLFKIIGPYSKKNTSIQKVVLDTLTVLLKSKANSRRAVDRTYVPALLTIYQDWHRNDTRHRHAHIRKGILGCIRNVTNIKLGRKAFLDADGMRILYSTSTECLPVRTLDPLVNTSSLIMRKCFPKNRLPVPTIKSVFQYRLPHVPAEGPVAQLYRQPPEVDDVVDESDDNDDADTENDTENEEDDRDCCLQNDDIETDLNKLRPGEQASRTMEELRMYERFFSELSEDFQGYHFHGSSPCQTPSLPSKSLSRIVVPTAPDMTPSDSNLVQLECADRALDQRPGEGLEQALVRELGRVALDGGAAPNGQRPAAESEVEREDDCSSHSSGDQAVLEVPDTAALLPLHDPELYVEMVKDTRSVPQYSEVAYPDYFGHIAPTYREHIVERLYGVQRSKIFQDIERMIHPNDILDKVVYDLDLQSCPVVDDGECLKFNSLFESGNLRKAVQVRKFEYDLILNSDINSNHYHQWFYFEVSSMRAGTPYRFNIINCEKSNSQFNYGMQVLMYSVREAINGRPCWVRTGTDICYYKNHFSRSSIAAGGQKGKSYYTMTFTVTFQHKDDVCYFAYHYPYTYSTLKMHLQKLEALRTPQIYLRQDVLCETLGGNSCPLLTITAMPQSTSNDQICQFRNRPYVFLTARVHPGETNASWVMKGTLEFLMGTGPVAQSLREAYIFKIVPMLNPDGVVNGNHRCSLSGEDLNRQWQRPNPDLHPTIFHAKGLLQYLSALQRVPLVYCDYHGHSRKKNVFMYGCSIKETVWQTDVNATSSDLHEDLGYRTLPKILSQIAPAFSMASCSFVVEKSKESTARVVVWREIGVQKSYTMESTLCGCDQGKYKGLQIGTRELEEMGAQFCVALLRLKRLSSPLELRHASHFLEAEGDLIETSCRNTSSTTYVLKEDEPSFMEEVDYSAESDEETDPQENPGDEEHLSDSEAVQQHPFT, from the exons AGTTCCCAGTAACTCGCGGGTCGTCATGCTCCTGGGCCAGCTGGAGAGGATGAATGGGGAGGCTGTGCCGGGTGATGCCGAGATGGCTCGACACGTCACTGGCAAAATCCTCCACCTCATCCAGACGCAAG AGAAGACCAAGAAGGAGATGACGGCCAAGGGTTCGAGTGGCATGGAGGTGATCCTGGCCGCCCTGGAG CAGAACATGCAGGATCTCCAGACCGTACTGAACATCCTGTGTATCCTAAATGAACTGGTCTCCGTAG GCGGGGGCAACAGGGTGGGAGTGCTGGTGTCCAAGGGGGGGACGGCCATCCTGCTTCAGCTGCTGCTCAGTGCCAGTAAGGATGTCCCTCCCAGCGAGGAACTCATGCTGCAGCTTCACTCCATCCTCGCCAAGGTGGGACCCAAAG ACAAGAAGTTTGGCGTCAAGGCGCGAGTGAACGGAGCCCTCAACATCACCGTGAACCTCCTGAAGCAGAACTTACAGAACCAAAAACTCCTCCTGCCTTGTTTACAGGTTCTCAGGGTCTACTCCAGCAACA CGGTGAACGCAGTGTCTCTTGGGAAAAACGGTGTTGTGGAGCTTCTGTTTAAAATAATTGGGCCATACAGTAAGAAGAACACCAGCATTCAGAA GGTGGTGCTGGACACACTGACAGTACTGCTGAAATCCA AAGCCAACTCCCGCCGCGCTGTGGACCGGACCTATGTTCCTGCCCTGCTGACCATCTACCAGGACTGGCACCGTAACGACACAAGGCACAGGCATGCCCACATCCGCAAGGGCATCTTGGGATGCATCCGGAATGTCACCAACATCAAGCTGGGCCGGAAGGCCTTCCTCGACGCTGACGGGATGAGGATTCTCTACAGCACATCCACC GAGTGCCTTCCCGTGCGGACGCTGGATCCCCTCGTCAACACCTCCAGCCTTATCATGCGCAAGTGCTTCCCGAAGAATCGACTGCCCGTGCCCACCATCAAGAGCGTCTTCCAGTACCGGTTGCCCCATGTACCCGCTGAGGGGCCCGTGGCCCAGCTGTACCGGCAGCCACCCGAAG TGGATGACGTCGTCGATGAGAGCGATGACAATGATGACGCCGACACTGAGAATGACACGGAGAACGAAGAGGATGACAGGGATTGCTGTTTGCAG AACGACGACATCGAGACAGACCTTAACAAGCTGCGGCCTGGGGAACAGGCCAGCCGGACCATGGAGGAGCTGCGGATGTACGAGCGCTTCTTCTCTGAGCTTTCGGAGGACTTTCAG GGGTATCACTTTCACGGCAGCAGCCCATGTCAGACACCATCGCTGCCGTCGAAGTCCCTCAGCCGCATTGTGGTCCCTACTGCACCAGATATGACACCCTCGGATTCAAATCTGGTCCAGTTGGAGTGTGCAGACAGGGCCCTCGACCAGCGCCCGGGGGAGGGATTGGAGCAGGCGTTGGTGCGCGAGCTGGGCCGCGTGGCTCTTGACGGAGGTGCGGCCCCGAATGGGCAGAGGCCTGCGGCAGAGAGTGAGGTGGAACGCGAGGATGACTGCAGCTCGCACTCGTCCGGGGACCAGGCTGTCCTGGAGGTGCCTGACACGGCCGCCCTGCTGCCCCTTCATGACCCCGAGCTCTATGTCGAGATGGTGAAGGACACCAGGTCCGTCCCCCAGTACTCCGAGGTGGCCTACCCAGACTACTTTGGGCACATCGCCCCCACGTACCGAGAGCACATCGTGGAGAGACTCTACGGGGTCCAGAG GTCAAAAATCTTCCAAGACATCGAGAGGATGATTCACCCCAACGACATCCTGGACAAAGTGGTGTATGATTTGGATTTGCAGAG CTGTCCTGTGGTTGATGATGGAGAATGTCTGAAATTCAACTCCCTGTTTGAGTCTGGGAACCTGAGGAAGGCTGTCCAAGTCAGGAA GTTTGAGTATGACCTCATCCTGAACTCGGATATCAACAGCAACCATTACCACCAGTGGTTTTACTTCGAGGTGAGCAGCATGCGTGCTGGCACCCCGTATCGGTTCAACATCATCAACTGCGAGAAGTCCAACAGCCAATTTAATTACG GCATGCAGGTGTTGATGTACTCTGTCCGGGAAGCCATCAATGGACGGCCATGCTGGGTTCGCACAGGGACGGACATCTGCTACTACAA GAACCACTTCTCCCGGAGCTCCATTGCAGCAGGGGGCCAGAAGGGCAAGTCCTACTACACCATGACCTTCACTGTGACCTTTCAGCACAAGGACGACGTCTGCTACTTTGCCTACCACTACCCCTACACCTACTCCACCCTCAAA ATGCACCTGCAGAAGCTGGAGGCATTGAGGACCCCCCAGATCTACCTACGGCAGGACGTCCTGTGCGAGACTCTGGGCGGGAACAGCTGCCCCCTCCTCACCATCACCGCCATGCCTCAGTCCACCAGCAACGACCAGATCTGCCAGTTCA GGAACCGGCCGTACGTGTTCCTGACAGCGAGGGTCCACCCCGGCGAGACCAATGCCAGCTGGGTGATGAAGGGCACACTGGAGTTCCTGATGGGCACTGGCCCTGTGGCCCAGAGCCTCAGAGAGGCCTACATTTTCAAGATCGTCCCCATGCTCAACCCGGACGGCGTGGTCAACGGGAA ccaccGGTGTTCTCTCAGTGGGGAGGACCTGAACCGCCAGTGGCAGAGGCCCAACCCTGACCTGCATCCCACCATCTTCCACGCCAAGGGCctgctgcagtacctgtctgcTCTCCAGAGGGTGCCGCTG GTTTACTGTGATTACCACGGTCACTCTCGGAAGAAGAACGTTTTCATGTATGGCTGCAGCATCAAGGAGACCGTGTGGCAGACGGACGTGAACGCCACATCTTCTGACCTGCACGAAGACCTGGGCTACAGG aCCCTGCCGAAGATCCTGAGCCAGATCGCACCCGCCTTCAGTATGGCCAGCTGCAGCTTCGTGGTGGAGAAATCCAAGGAGTCAACGGCACGTGTGGTGGTGTGGCGTGAGATCGGCGTTCAGAAGAGCTACACCATGGAGAGCACACTGTGTGGCTGCGACCAGGGCAAGTACAAG GGCCTCCAGATCGGCACCCGGGAGCTAGAGGAGATGGGAGCCCAGTTCTGCGTGGCGCTGCTGAGGCTGAAGAGGCTCTCGTCCCCCCTGGAGCTCCGGCACGCCTCCCATTTCCTGGAGGCGGAGGGTGACCTGATCGAGACCAGCTGCAGGAACACCAG